Proteins from a genomic interval of Coprothermobacter sp.:
- a CDS encoding sugar ABC transporter ATP-binding protein: MNLGEIRVEHASKSYPLYYRLTAGFKSFLFHLPSALNSMRNARFEALHDVTFSLAPGESLGIIGRNGAGKSTMLSLLAGVMLPSEGIVQTSGRIAPILELGAGFHPDLSGAENIILNSVILGSTLREAQDHFNDIVAFSELAEFIEQPIRTYSSGMLVRLGFSVAVHIRPKILLIDEVLAVGDAPFQAKSRKRLLELREGGSTLVLVSHSMEAVRGVCDRAIWLEHGRVRGEGSATGVTQAYESS, encoded by the coding sequence ATGAACTTGGGGGAGATTCGTGTCGAGCATGCCAGCAAGAGCTACCCTCTCTACTACAGGCTGACCGCGGGGTTCAAGAGTTTCCTGTTTCACCTCCCGTCTGCCCTGAACAGCATGCGGAATGCTCGTTTTGAAGCACTGCACGATGTGACATTCAGTCTTGCACCAGGGGAGTCGCTGGGCATCATTGGGCGCAACGGGGCCGGGAAGAGCACCATGCTGTCTCTGCTGGCAGGGGTCATGCTGCCGTCAGAAGGGATCGTGCAGACGTCTGGCCGCATAGCCCCGATTCTGGAGCTGGGCGCCGGGTTTCATCCGGACCTGTCCGGAGCAGAGAACATCATCCTGAACTCGGTGATTCTTGGGTCGACGCTTCGTGAGGCGCAGGATCACTTCAATGACATTGTTGCGTTCAGCGAACTCGCGGAGTTCATCGAACAGCCGATACGAACTTACTCGAGCGGGATGCTGGTGCGGCTTGGGTTCTCAGTGGCCGTGCACATCCGACCCAAGATCCTCCTGATCGACGAAGTCCTAGCGGTTGGCGATGCCCCCTTTCAGGCCAAATCCCGGAAACGTTTGCTTGAGCTGCGAGAAGGAGGCTCGACCCTGGTCCTGGTCTCGCACTCGATGGAGGCCGTACGCGGCGTCTGCGACCGTGCCATCTGGCTCGAGCATGGCAGGGTGCGGGGCGAAGGCTCGGCGACCGGCGTGACTCAGGCGTATGAGTCTTCCTGA
- a CDS encoding rhamnosyltransferase, giving the protein MSLPDTAVTALVTLTLNAGTTAVAVIAGVQSQRLQPQVWLVLDSGSSDGTVQAFTQAGADVVPVDRALFDHAATRQMAVDRLDGADAVVFMTQDAALADADALGTLVACLEDPRIGVAYGRQVPRPGAGAIERHARLFNYPDAGAVHMMDDAARLGIKAAFCSNSFAAWRRSALLSVGGFPSPCILGEDMLTAARLLQAGYGVVYCADAHVVHSHALTAGGEARRYFDTGVMHVDNAWLLEAFGSAGGEGIRFVWSEVRYLATRGAVLRIPEALVRDVVKLAAYHLGRAYRLLPRDWCRRMSMNPGYWDHGRGDHATT; this is encoded by the coding sequence ATGAGTCTTCCTGACACCGCTGTCACAGCTTTGGTCACCCTCACTCTGAACGCCGGCACGACTGCAGTTGCTGTGATCGCAGGCGTACAGTCGCAGCGCCTGCAGCCGCAAGTATGGCTGGTGCTGGATTCGGGCTCCTCCGACGGTACAGTGCAAGCCTTCACACAAGCCGGTGCCGACGTGGTGCCAGTGGACAGAGCACTGTTCGACCATGCCGCAACACGGCAGATGGCGGTCGACCGGCTGGATGGGGCAGACGCCGTCGTGTTCATGACGCAGGATGCCGCGCTTGCGGACGCCGACGCGCTGGGCACGCTGGTTGCGTGCCTGGAGGACCCGCGGATCGGCGTGGCATATGGCCGGCAGGTCCCACGGCCGGGTGCAGGCGCCATCGAGCGCCATGCCCGGCTGTTCAACTACCCGGATGCCGGAGCCGTGCACATGATGGACGATGCGGCGAGGCTCGGCATCAAGGCGGCCTTCTGCTCCAACTCCTTCGCCGCTTGGCGGCGCTCAGCACTGCTTTCGGTGGGGGGCTTCCCGTCCCCGTGCATCCTGGGCGAGGACATGCTGACTGCCGCACGGCTGCTTCAAGCCGGGTACGGCGTCGTGTACTGTGCCGACGCTCACGTGGTCCATTCGCATGCCCTGACGGCAGGTGGGGAGGCCCGGCGCTATTTCGACACCGGCGTCATGCATGTGGACAACGCGTGGCTCCTTGAGGCATTCGGGTCCGCCGGGGGCGAGGGGATACGCTTCGTCTGGTCCGAGGTGCGTTACCTGGCGACGCGCGGCGCAGTCCTGCGTATTCCCGAAGCCCTCGTGCGCGACGTTGTCAAGCTGGCCGCGTACCATCTGGGACGCGCGTATCGGCTCCTGCCCAGGGACTGGTGCCGCAGGATGAGCATGAACCCAGGGTACTGGGACCACGGGAGGGGAGACCATGCGACGACGTAG